The stretch of DNA tggtctgcagcttaaaCTACTCTGTTTCTGAAAGGGTGTGCAGGGCTCCATCTGACAATGCAACCTGTACACGGTTACCTAGTATCTTGGTTTTGCTCAATATATGTTTGTTTGTCCAGATGGATTTTGGTCAAACATGATGTCTGTCTGTGATTTGGATGGACGCAGTCAATAGGACCACGATAagtaaaaacattatttattatGACACACCTTACTGGTATTCCTTCACATATGGCAGATATAGCTGACTATTATACACAGAGATTCTGAAAATGGCCCCCAGCCACCACAATGCACCACGCAGCATTAGGGAGCACAAGTGTCATAGTTCGGATGCAGAGTGTGTCCAACATCCTTATGGGTACTCTTTGGGCTGTTCCCTTCCCATATGTTCTTGGCCTCTATTCCAAGCTTATGGctcttcctccctcctttatTGGACCTCTCtgtggcgcacacacacagcgtgggCACCCTTTCTGATCTGTAACTCGGCTTCTCTTCACCTTCACACTATGTTGCATGGTGAGACGCTGCTCCCGGCATGAGATgtagtttgtttttattgtattgcttGTGAAATAATGAGTGTTTGATGTGCTAAGCATgagtttttttaatgtattggatATATTTTTTGATCACAGGCCTCACTCCTAAAGCCAGGCTCGTTCTCCCTTACTGTCTTGTTTTGTGGAAAATGCAATATGTTAAATATACTGTAATCTATTTATTCCATGACTCCAAAAAGTCCCCCTTTCTGTTGATTTCAGTTTATGCCCTCTGACTCTGTTTCCATTGCTTATCAATGCAGATAACAAAACTACAGTGGCCTTGTCCTATTGATCTTCAAAATAGAATTCAATTTCATGGTCATGTAAAAGCTGCAATATCTTCCCTCTTCTGAACATTGTCACAttattttctttcctattgtttgaAACCATTATATCATTGTTGTTTAATTGAAAGGCTCCGGTTTGTCTGCAGCTATCCAAGTACTAACCAATATTACAAACAGATAAAAGGCTTATTGTGGTAAAAGGGGATTTAAACCCCCTTTTTGTATATGCATTTGTTCAAAAAGGTCGCCACACCTGCTTCCTTCATTGTCCCTGCTGACGGGGATTCTGGGTAGATACATGCAAAAGCATTTCCACTTCCACATTCTTATTGGAGCTGGAACTGGGGGATTGTTGCCCATTTCATTAACTGAAATAAATATACAATTAGACTCTCGCGACCCACTTCtctacccctccaccccccatttcCATCGACTGTTGGGTTAAGACGATACAACATCTTTGTTGGCTTATTGTAAAATGAGCATGATTGCTGATTGACTCTCCAGAAAGGATGGTTGAATGGTGACAATTTTTGTTCTGATGGTCTTTGTTCTGTTTTTAGACTATTGGTGGGACTGGGGTTTTCCCCCGGCTATAAAACCTTCACTAGGAGTACCCCCACCCCATTTcccgtaaccccccccccccattccagaTATGTGCCAACAAAAATGAACTTTAACTTTCCGTTGAAACCGAAAAATGTGTGGGTTCCCAATATACTGGCCTTTGGTCAGTGTGTTTCTACTCCAGTGTACATTTGTAGTGACAGAAGATAAAACGTGAGGCACGCCCAAATGTTTACACCTTTCTGTTTTGATTTTCACTCTTGCTAAGCTACATAGTTTGTCTGATGTGCAagggggatgggtgggtgagcaAAGAAAACGCAACAGTTTGCAATGCGTTCCCCAAGGTACAGCTAAGCTCCTAAGAGAAAAGGGGTTGCATGTGTTTCTCAGACGTTACACATTATTTCCCAAGGTTAATCGTCCTAAGACTTTATTTGTAACTTTACAGGTGCTGTCCCACTAAGGATCAGAGGGAAGTATTGGCAGACTGGCAGTGATGAGTTTGGTGTAGAGATGTACAAAAGTTTGAACACCACAAAAAACCTTGCAAGGTTCGCcaaaaaagtgttttattttttattttttttattttgaaacaatTGTCGGAACAATTTGTTGATAAAATATAActgaacccaggctgtgctgaaaagctgcgtAATGCAGCAGGTGTAAGCTTATCgggccatgttaaaatggacgtgaagcaaaaggtggcactcggctcatttgcatgtattttcccagaatccttggcttactaagagataatggggacaaGCAAggctgcagatctgtctgagacatgaatgtgctcacaagtggtatttttatttgattacAATGGTGATATTTTGCCATTTACATCAAATGTTGATATGTATTTTGATTGCGAAATTTGCAAAAACCACACATTATGTGCTCACAGTTAACACATCTCTAGGTCAAAGTTGGTAAACTGGTGTTTCTCCTAAATGGTGTCAGACAGGAACTATTTGGGGAACGTCCTATCTACAAACATTGTATTTCTCTTACTAGGCAAATCTGTTTGTTTTTAACCCCAGAAGTGCTGGCGTTGGCCTTGTCAATGAGGGGGTTTGATATGTTTTAATCTCAGTGGAAAGCTGCAAAGACAGCTCATGACGGCCTTCTTATAACTTCATTTCTTTATGACCTAGATTTGAAATAATGTTTTActcaatgttgtttttttattattaaatgtttactgCGTTAATATTTATCATAAAACAAAATTACAACAGCATTGTGTGGGGGGTGGAGAACAGAAATACGAAAAGGTGGGGGAGAGTGGGCACACCCTTCTAGATCAATCCCACATAAATGCCTTCAAGAGGCGAGGGGTTCACGAATAGGTGGCGGGGCCTCTAATCTCCTAGATGAGTGCAGTATATTTGGTAAGGCCTGGAATATCAACGTGAACTATCCAAggtgtatacaggcagtcctcggttatccgacacaatgcgttactcaaaatggcgttgtaaagcgaaacgttgtaaagcgaaacacgttttcccataggaacactgtttaaatgaaaggttccgttcctgaaggcatttttaacactaaaatacaccaaatattttatgcaggcaataatatatgcagcacacacataaattatatagtgtatatactgtattatatatataatataacataataaataatatattatatagtataatctaatattatatagtataatattatatatacgctcttacgacgctttgcaatgttgtttatgtgaatgtgtatatatatatacacacatacacaaggttgcaaagcgtcgtaagagcgttggataagccgttttggcgttgtaaaaatgaatataggtatgcattgcatagcgttggataagccattcgttgtaaagcgaagcgttgtaaaacgaggactgcctgtactaacaggggtggctgaatttggggagtgtacggtggattcattttttttgttcAAAGTGTGTGGTAATTGAAAACCTGTAACTACTGTACTTTTTTTCTCTTCTCCTGCCTGATTGAGCctgcagtgggtgtggttagttgattgctaaagtgtgtgtgtgtgtgtgtgtgtgtgtgtgtgtgtgtgtgtgtgtgtgtgtgtgtgtgtgtgtgtgtgtgtgtgtgtgtgtgtgtgtgtgtgtgtgtgtgtgtgtgtgtgtgtgtgtgtgtgtgtgtgtgtgtgtgtgtgtgtgtgtgtgtgtgtgtgtgtgtgtgtgtgtgtgtgtacacaaagcTTCCCCTGAGCTTGCttgtcctgatctgtgtgactggttgatttgaagtgctggttgtattaaatgTGGCGTTCCACAAAAGAGGCTGGtgcacaaaataaagcaaattggactcagtaaaaatatatgcacctggattgaaaactgcttaaagggttgtcataaatggaagttTTTCAGGTTgtgctaaggtcgtgagtggagtacctcagggatcggtactgggacccctgctttttaacttgtttattaatgaccttgaggttgggatcgagagcaaagtctccatctttgctgatgatactaaattgtgtaaggtaatagaatcagagcaggatgtaatttctcttcagaaggacttggagagactggaaacgtgggcaggtaaatggcagatgaggtttaatacagataaatgtaaggttatgcatttgggaagcaagaataaacaggcgacttacaaattaaatggggataaattgggggaatccttgatggagaaggatttaggagtgcttgtagacagcaggcttagcaatagtgccaaaagtcatgcagtagctgcaaaggcaaacaatatcttatcttgcattaaacgggcaatggatggatgggaagtaaacataattatacccctttacaaagaccacaccttgaatatggagtacaattttggccaccactccttagaaagtacattctggaactagagagagtgcagagaagagccaccaaattaataaaggggtaggacaatctaacttatgaggagaggcttgctaaattagatttatttacattagaaaagaggcgtccaaGAGGGGATGTTatatctatatacaaatatattcggggacaatacaaggagctttcaaattatctatttatcccaagggcagtacaaaggactcggggacatcccttaaggttggaggaaagggttctttacagtaagggcagttaaaatttggaattcattacacatggagactgtgaaggcagatacaatagatttgttcaaaaacagTTGGgtgtctttttagaaagggaaaggtatacagggatataccaaataactaAATATGGTAAGGATGTTAATCCAAGGAGTAATCTgatttgccaattattggagtcaggaaggagttTACTTTTCCCCATATGAGATTATTggctgatatttcactggggtttttaataaacaagttaaaaagcaggggtcccagtaccgatccctgaggtactccactcacgaccttagcccaacctgaaaaagttccatttatgacaatcctctgttgtctgtccttcaaccagttttcaatccaggtgcatatattattactgagtccaatttgctttattctcgtgtggaaccgtatcaaaagcctttgcaaaatataagttgaccacatcaactgcattaccctggtctaaattcattcttacctcctcaaataaacaaataagattagtttggcaagatctatccttcataaatccatgctgactatttctaataattttgttttccattaggtattcctgaatattatcccgtattaaaccttcaagtagtttcaacactattgaagtcaggcttacaggtctgtaattccccggttttgatctagctccctttttaaaatataggcaccacatctgctttacgccaatcttgtggtactgagcctgtggaaatggagtccttgaatattaaatgtaatggtttggctattactgaacttaacttcttgaactcttggatgtatgccatcggggccaggtgccttattacaggggtgcgcaaacttcttgagctgcggcccccttcccggGAGCCTCAGCGTTCGTGCACCTCCTCTCCCAATGGCTCGTCGTCATTTGacgtgcattgccatggcgacgcgtgacgtcacatgacccagcggcgtcatttgacgatgGTAACGCGTCACTGAAGACccagctggcagcaggtaagtgagttacagaggccatccccggcatttaatttaaatgccgtggggaagagcgcggggcctctgtaacagtcgCGCCCCCCCTACAAATTCTCTGACCCCCtcctggggggcgcacccccctgtttgcgcaccgctgccttattactttaatttttttcaagatatatactgtatatatatttatattatatatattatatattgtatatctttatcagttctgtactatgaaaaaattcTTGTAGCAtttcaaaataaatactaaaacctattctgaatgacatttttaatgtattataatgtaacaagcattttttgttttttattgcaacagtttacaaagtcacatcccttcctcttctgaaacaggctctgacacaaccctttttgagccctgccctctctctagcagtgcaccaattgtatctagtgcctgcctggtcacatgatcatcctcacagaactttgcatctttgatcctcttctgctgcactgacggccatttagtgaaacccAGAGCCGAattttcgccgatcgatcacaggagaacagattgatcagcgacttggctaattacttataattgtttattgtattggtgcacatattTGAGGAAAAATAATTAAAGCAGCCGTTTTTTTTAAGAGGGTGACCTGCTTTTTAAGACTTTCAGGGTAATTCTGCATAATTTGAAGTCGCCGTTGATGTCAGTGGGGATTTTCAACCAGAAATTACCAGAATagcagatttgaataaaacaGGGGTAAACATCCAGGGATGAGGACGGAGCACTGCTGGAAAATACAGGGGCTAACACCATAGAAAAGTTACAAAGTTATGTTTTATTGATGTGGCATGTAGGGAACAAGGTAACAACTTGAATAAAACAGAATTATTCCCCTTAGCCTCCAAAAAAAAGTATATGTACAatacaaaaagtgtgtgtgctgagcacgcgcattttaagtgaaacttttgtcttttgtcactgttttgtcagaaattgtgtttgtaatggtgatgtttttaattaaaaatcatgtGTTCCCGTCCGTCCAGCGCGGactcctggtggaagctggcaacacttgacggcctcttctgccaggagtgttgtcacttccgtcaccactgaagTTTCACTTAAATGATATGTAAACTAATATGATTAAGAGACTTTCTTCACAGGCGTCAGTCTTTAGTTTGTGATGTGATTTATGACCCTGAATTACCAGAAGGGATTTGCAGTGAAATACTTATCCTTCCTCTGACTTCTGCTTTTTGTGGGAAAGCGTAAACCTGTCCTCTTTCCCATGAATGCTGTGTGAGATGCCAGAGGAGTGAGGAAGAAGACAGGTTGGAGCTGGGCTAGGAGGAGCAGAACGGTTGGTTATAAATCTTAGTTCGTCAGTCACCCTACTCCAAGCGCTGTAATTTACATTGCATGCCCAAGATGGTCACATTCGGACTTTCCTGCATGCCGTGTTTTTGGTGGCCCATTTTAAAGTCAATCCAAGCATGCATTGTTTTTTTGGGTGGGTTTGTAACACCCGATTCgaggaggtctctggagctggactCCATTAATTTAAGCTCTGTGGTCTCCCTGCTTCCGGATATACCGACGTAGGGGTTGCCAGTAGCCGCTCGGCTAGCAGGAATCGCGCAATGGCAGAGTTGCAAAGCTCCTGCACCCTGCGAGCCAATAGCAAGCCGTGACTTCAGGGTGGACTTCCTGTTGGCCTGCgtgatgtgggagctttaaactttgccaaggTACTGGCACCCTCtgcaggtctgtatctcaggaagcaggggggggtccctgatgCTGAAATGTAAtggagttcagctctggagatgaCGCCCTCACATGCTTCAATCCTAAAATAAGAaaccgcttggattgctcctttttatATAGAGGTGAATGCAGACTTTGGCCGCCCAGAAATTCAATTCTGTGCGATTCCTGAAAACCTCTCGCCTTCTGCAAACCTATAGCAGGGATTTATCTAGCGGTGACTGGGCAGTGTAACTCCAAACCGCTTTTCTGTGACACCCATCTCATGCTAAAATGTCATTCTTTTATCTTTCAGGTTCCTGTTGCCTGTAAATCCTGTCCTTGCGGATACATATTTATTAGCCGGAAGCTTTTACATGCAAAGCAGACAGAGAGACTTCCGCCCACCTCGGGTAAGCTGAAACTTCATttactttttatttctttaacaaAGTATCTTGGTCAAGTAAGTGTTTCATTGCCAATGTGTTGCTAGCTCCTATGGTAATTAAACGGTTAAAAATGTAGTACCAACagcagacatttaaatgcatgaaCGAGTCTATATTTTATGTTGATGCACAGTGCTAAAAAAAATTGTGCTAGACATTTAAATTTCTAAATATTCTTTCAAATCTGATAACATTCAAAGCCTATTTAAAGGTGCCTTTCATCCTAATCAGCTCAAACTGATCTGGGATCCCTAGCCATGCCTGAAAAGAATACCTTTTTTAGGGTTAAGGCTGGAATTGGAAATTACCCTATACGCTAATTGTGAGTCAGAGCCGTGACTGACAAACCTCAGAGAACACGTGAATTATTGGCTTGCACGTTACTTTGCGGCTCAGTGAGTAGTGGTGATATGAAGGTGCaaaccctcctaggaccaaagtgacctcattccagtgacatgttttttttttttccatgtactTTATTGTCGGGCTTTacagtattaaaacaaacacGTATAAATAGCTGAGGAATACATTGCGGAGTGACGATAAACACAGGATAACAGTAAGTTCTGTACATCATAGGAGGAATATATGCTATGCGCCATTTCCTACAATATTACAAAAAAGTACTGTAAAATTACATCATGTAaagcccctttaaaaaaaaaacaaccttttttTAAAGTTTCTGGTTAAAATTTTGTTCCCTTAAACTCAAGAAAACGTTTAATCTGATCAAATGACTACAACATTGAAAATCAACAAACCAACTTAGAAACAAATAAACCAACGAATAGAGGACCTCTGCTGAATATTTCATAAAGACATTGTCAAACAATAAAGGTAAATGGCTATAGAAGAAATACGAGAGAATACGACATCTGTCAGCAGTTTAAACATTCGAATAGTAGTAACTTAAGTGCGGTGGCCAGCAGGTGTTTTTGTAATAAGTATTAGTGAgagtaaggccttgcccccgctgcctactacagcgtccgctgtagcggacgctgcgcgcacgagagccctccccgcaatggcgccgggcccgctgcgagggggggggggggccgcagcgctcgcgcgagagctactcctgctctcaatagaatgagagcaggactcgcgtcgagcgattaggcacgccccccggcggttcagccaatgagggcgaacctgccgggtgacatcatggccgcgcccccgtcactcctccgccacgcccccgtcacccccggtctctcctcctgcagtgagctgcagaccggggaatcggctgaacgcaccgccaaaagcgcgggcgcgcgttacagctgagataccggggccttagcctaaggctgagtccatgctccctgctggcgctgagcgggcggcgcttggcgcggttacttgtatatgtatgtatactgtatatgtatgcaaGTTCcagctcacgcgatgcgcgcggGCACACACACTCGGCgcttttttaaataacatttttaaacttTCTCGCTTGCTCAGCCCGCAAtataacccctctccccccctgcgcgtgcgcaagttgcaggacaccacgctcagcgccagcggggactcagcctaacttGTTTAGGAGTGTTTCTAACGcggtgtttttcaaccagggttcctaggaactctagggttccccaggcatccctaaaggatTTCGTGTAATTttaaggtcattttaaaattgcagCAAATACAGAagtatttacaatgcatctgatctcaaactcgCTGTTGGAGCGCGTTGGGGTTCCTtgaccaaaaaaggttggaaaccactgctctaacaCATACAGGCAGGAAACATTTCAGATACTTTGATACTGTCAGAATAATATAGGTGTTTACATTTTCTAGGAAGTGTGTATATGGGAACTTGTTCACTTCATACATTTGTCATACGTTTAGAGTGTACTCATTAGGTATTGCGCAGGGAAGTAAACAATTGAGAGGCAGTGtctacattattttatttttttagggtGCATTACTATGGAATAATTCTGTAGGTAGGATGAAAGAAAGTCAACAGGTTCAGGACAGACTGAATTGGGCTGCTTTCTGTGGAAGAAAGTTTTATAACAAGTTTGATAACTTTCATGATTTTTCCAGCTATTCGTTCAGTCAGATAGCTATCATTTGAGCCTCCCTTTTTAAAACCTGCAGTTAAGCTATTGATTTGTACATCAGAATTCTTATATGCCGTATTTGAATAAGGATTGAGTCTCTTTGGCTGCTCTATGGGGGGAAGCTTGCTGCTCATTTACTAGGTTTTCCAGATACCCTAGTAACCTAGGCCTTGCTGGGGTAGGAGGCACAAAACCTATTTTATGCACATTAATGTTTGGGGGCAGGGGGGACAGTTTTGGGAAAGGGCTATCCGATCGTGTAACCGTATTGCTGCAGTTTAATCAAACTGCCACAGGGTGATGGTCACAGGTCTGGTTCCACGGCCAGTCAAAACTTCCACAATGAAAATGTGCTCAGTGGGAGCAGTGTAGATGAAATAGGATTAAAGTTCCTAATCTGTTGAACTATTGTAAAATCACATGGCCAGGCCTTCCCAATGTTATCACAGGTAAGCTAAATAAATCTGTTATTgaatgatttagattgtaagctctttgaggcaGCGACTCACCCCCTTTCAGAAAACAGACTTTAAGTTGACAATATTATTCCTTTTGGGAAGCCCCGATGTCGCCATACACCACAATAGACAGTTTGAACTGAAAAGTCCTTTTTTCTTCAGCGACGGTGAGAAATTTGAGAAGAGCAGACCAGGAGCTCCGATAATTAGCAGCCTCTGGCTCTGCCTCCCGGAAGTCCTCTAGGGatatgtttaaggggtctcatcgGGGTAATTGGGAGAGGTTTGATTTCCTGTGACTGCCTTTTGTGTGATGTTATTGTGTGATCAGCGAGCACTTGGagagtcccccctccccttatctttttattgggtctctgataaggacagcaTGGGATTACagcaaagaaaacacttgattgacaaacattcCCCATTCAGAGACCCCTCCGAAATTCAGCTGTCTGACTGTGATAGTTTTACCTCTCTTAGTTACTTATATTAGTCTTGCATTCTGTTAGCTATTTTAATACACCTGTTTAATTTGAGTAGCCTACTCCATTTAGAAGGACTAACCAGtccattgttttgtttttcagTAGCACCAAAAATGTACTTGCCGTAGAAGTGagatattaaattaaaaaaatggttGAAGAAGTTCTTCCATAATCCTTCTGTCCTGCAGAGGTTTACCCTCTTTGGTACTGGGTGGGAAATGTGCCGAATGAATGTTTTACAAGCACTGAGTGTTAATAGTCTTATATTGGAATATTTCCACATTGTGGCAAGTTTTGGTGTCAAAAGAACATAGTTGAAATCAACAAAAATCGACCTTCTCTGTTTTTACACAGAAAACCGGTCTGACCCCAAAAGACGGCGAACTGAGAGAATTAAAAGAGAGCGAATAATCGCCACGGTAAATAAAGATTTAGAGAACAGGAAAAGGTCGCGATCTAACAGTCAGTCTGATCCAGCCAGACGTGGACGGGGGCGACCGAAAACCACATCAAGTAAAAAACAAGAGGAAGAGAAAGGTAAGATGAAATAATTTCATCATTTCTGCTTCAGGCAACTATTGGGTAACTGTACAGGGAATTGTTAGTAAACCGGCATACTGTGATTCAATGCAAAGCAGGCACACTTGTGTATGAagttaaataataaatattcTACTTGGTTCACAAGTGCCTGCATTTCGTTGCTTTGGGTTTTGCTGGTGAAGACGGTAGACGGCGGTGATTCTTTTTGATAGGTGATCATAAGGGTCTTGTAAGGAAAGCAAATTCATGTGCAGATTTGGATAACTTTCATAGTTACCCAAAACCTgcttcaccctgtcactcttCATACAGCTTTAAGTGGCGGGCTGgacacggtgacccgcggagcgTCCCGGAGTGGCCCTAGGACTGTCTGCACCTGCTAATTGAGGTGCAATACCTTACACGGAAATTCATTTTTTAGgttgtgtgtgtaaataaatgacaacatacattacattaaaaaaaaaggttttgaTGAAATAAAGATACAGGGGACACACCTTTTCACTGAAGAAATATGTTTGTAGTCCAAGAAAACGCCGTTTCGGTCCCAATAAAAGGACCTTCTTAATTTCTTCAAACCTTGGTTTGGGTAACGTATTGATATTTGCTATGCATACATGAACATGTATTATAACTTGTCCTTTAAGGTGTGCCTCTgttctgtgtaaaaaaaaaaaaaaaaaaaaaaattacatgcaAACCATATACGTCTTTAAATGTATCCAAAATTACATTACATTGGTCTTTTTTACACCTAATTACAGTAAGTATTGAATCACTACTGTACTATTTCCTCTGACATGTCCGCCTGTGCTTATTTGCACGTCATCaaccagaatccttgtctgtacTTTAATCACTGTATGACCtggctcttcaactagttctccCAAAGGTGCCttacctggtggggggggggggggggggaagctgaggCATAGGAGCATTGTAATGTCATTTTTGATACATTTAAAAACTTAAAGGATCATACTTCAATGTTTTGCATACATTTTTACACCTGTgccatatatacatttttacacctgtgccatatatacatttttacacatgtgccatatatacatttttacacctgtgccatatatacatttttacacctgtgccatatatacatttttacacctgtgccatatatacatttttacacctgtgccatatatacatttttacacctgtgccatatatacatttttacacctgtgccatatatacatttttacacctgtgccatatatacatttttacacctgtgccatatatacatttttacacctgtgccatatatacatttttacacctgtgccatatatacatttttacaccTGTGCCATATATACATTTGACATTACCGTAGCTTATAAGGgaccttccccccatcccccctattATTTGAAGTACTGCGGCAGGTCAGCTTATCCTGCAGGGACTGTAACtggccattattattattattattgccttTATGGTCGCTTCATTGAAGAAAATTGCAAGTCCCGTGTTGATGTAAAGAGTTTGTTCAAGAGAAAAAAATGTCTCCATCAAACTGGTGCTAGAAATGCAGGAATTTCTACATGTCAATTTATCTTTACgttcaaaatacattttattataagAGAAAAGGTTACTAAATCCACTTTCTGTGTGATTGCTGTTTCCTCTTCTctcactgttttttgtttttgtctcttGTTTGTTCTCTAGAAAAACAAGAGAAGGAAGTGGATCTGTACGCCAATCTCTCTGATGAAAAGGCTTTTGTGTTTTCAGTGGCACTGGCAGAAATCAACAGAAAAATTCTCAATCAAAGACTTATTCTCTGACTCCCATGGCAGCCATGGTCCATGTTGCTTACATAGCGGCGTCCACGTTTTATGTGGCTGTATTAACAAGGACCAGTAATCTATGAACTCTGCTTCTATAGGAAATCACAGAGACTCCTACCCTGCACTAAagactgttttgtttttgtacccTTGCGTGATGCAGCAATACGATAATCTTCTTGACACGAGGAAAAACACCATGATTTGAAAGCCTTTTTAGCAAATGAATTTTATTCTGGCCGGCCTGCCTAGGTAGCTGTATTTAAAGGCTTGATAAATGTGACGCAATATAAAACATATTACAatttttataaattaaaaaaaaaaaaaagcttgacaCATGTACAGT from Ascaphus truei isolate aAscTru1 chromosome 19, aAscTru1.hap1, whole genome shotgun sequence encodes:
- the C19H16orf87 gene encoding UPF0547 protein C16orf87 homolog gives rise to the protein MSATRAKKVKMATKSCPQCDQQVPVACKSCPCGYIFISRKLLHAKQTERLPPTSENRSDPKRRRTERIKRERIIATVNKDLENRKRSRSNSQSDPARRGRGRPKTTSSKKQEEEKEKQEKEVDLYANLSDEKAFVFSVALAEINRKILNQRLIL